The Nicotiana tabacum cultivar K326 chromosome 1, ASM71507v2, whole genome shotgun sequence genome segment ataaccaaaaaatatatattaaaggaGTAATAAAATGACAATTCATATATAGCAGGgaattaattaaatgactattcctaaataaTAGGGAATTATTTAAATGACTATTCTTAAATAATAGGGAATTATTTAAATGAGTATTCTTAAACATTAAGAAAATagtaaatgactattttgtcaagtgtgaactctattttaaaaggataaaaaagacgaacgaaATTTCGCTAagaaccttcgtgcttttaatataatataggtAAAATATCCAAGTAGTTTATGCATGGgaatatttttctttgtttaatatTAAGTGCCATTTGTCCAAATCCTGAACTAGATCACTTTTGtattaaaatgatttataatttgggggggggggggggctaaaTTATATATGCGCCATGTTCTTTTCCAAGTTAATTAATGACATTATTAACAAGCATAAAAAAACACAAAACATAATAAGAATTACACTAGTGACTAAAGAAAAAGAATGGGCAATGATTTACTTTGATCTAAACGAACTTTATTAATTTCTAGTTAAATATATAAAAGGAGCTTCAACTTTATTTCCAAAATCCTTCTAAATACAAAATTACCTGATCTAGATCTGCCAATTAAATTTTAAGATGCTCCTCCATACTTTCGTGGAAGCGGTCATTAATACTTGTATTATAGTAGACTGTTTATATTATACTCTTTAGGGTGCGGGTATTTTCCGAGCCCTGCGTGAATTCAGAATACTTTATGCATCGAACTGTCCTTTAAATTCGGTGTTCAATATCCGTTCTAGAGCCCGAGTAATTTGAATTCGCGTGTAAGCTCTCTCAAAGGAAGAAACACTCCCATTtagaaaatttcaatttctaagaCCTAAACCCGAAGAGCGGATATaagaatttttttcctttttttcgaaaaatttgcattttttttcgaaatcagtatggcaataaaattttgcaatttttacttgaagataaattttagaatttttcaaaatccaaaaaactatttttccaaattttcattcAGATCAAACacaaattcaaaaacaacccgaaattatatttatgtccaaacacaactctaatttttaaatatcattttcatttgttaatttgttttaaaaaaatttactattcttatgtccaaacgcccactcaATTTCTAAgacctaaacccgaaatcactaACTAAGAGCCAGAGATACTATCCATCTCACCACAAACCTTATCGATATGAACCAAAACTGCAATTGTGTTCCAGTCTAGGAGACACCTTCCGCACGAGATGCTTATGCCTTTACTGTGCATCTTATCCAATTACTCATAGAATTTACCATAGTACCCTTAGTTGAAGAAAATGTCTTTTGGAGGTACATTCAAAATGATCCTTTAAATATATTTGTGAGTTATCctttaaatttatcaaaaatgaGTATTTTCATTTCAGTtgaatatttaatgaattttgattattagatttacaaaaattataaaagatTAATATAAAATAGCATTTTGAGGTGCAATTTTGCTACATCTAGTGCTTGGTGCAACTTTTTTAGGTACAATTTCTAGTacatattttttttctatttctggTGTCTGTTGCAGTTTTTGATGTTTCGATTTCGAGAATTTGACGGGACTTTTCTACTGTATCTGGTTAAATCTTTTTTCCCGCATAGTTTTCCTAAATTTAACAATTAGAGTTTcttaaatatttaaaagaaacaaaaaatgctTATTTTTGGTAAAACTAGAAGACCAAAACTACACAAGAATATATTAAAATGGATCATTTCGACTCTACTACCGGATATTTTTTGTCatataaattatgttatttttgaTTGACAGAGTTACTCGATATCTGTACTGATAGGAAATAACAAATACCTTTAAAATTTATTGAGTTACATACAAACTGACTCGAATTTTacgattataaaaaaaaatgaaacacaAGAAATATTATAGTTTTTCTTATTTTGCTTCCTAAGTAATACGCATTAACTAaatgagagaaagaaaagagtacaaattttAGTGAGAATTATACGAAATAAACCAAAATACCCAAGTAACGTTTAAACAAAAAACGGCAAGTAGGACTTTTTCgtcattttaataaatatatataccaCCGGTCAACTGTCCAACACACGAACTACGAAACAACGAATGCACCTTCCCATACTTTGGTTTTGTCGTCTAAAAACAACGAACACACCTTCCCATACTTTAGTTTTTCAAAAGACAACAAATTAAAAATCCCAAAAGAAGGCCAAAAATAAGCACGAGAATCTTGAAAAACCAAATCTCTCATATACACTTCCTCCTCCTCAAaatattcatgagaaattcacCAGAAAAATGACTGACCCGACTAATTCAGATTCGTGTTGTAAGTCATGATCATGATTGGAAATACCAACAAAAAGATTCGATTCTGACTTCGTAGAACCGGTGCTGTTGTTGCCTGTGTTGCACGTAGAACCGTCCCCTACTCCCCCATCCATTTAAGAGGAGCGCTCCGTATCagaattttctttccttttcaggCTCGACTCGAAACGTCTGGTTAAAGATGTGTCATCATCAGCTTTGCCGGAAAGTTGTTCAAGTTAACACTATAAAGTGGAAAATAGTTGAAAAAGTTTctatttttagaaagtttttaaGGTTCATTTGGGAAAGAATTATGGTTTGTTCAACTGGAAATTCAGTAAGGTACAGAAGATTGTCTTCAAAATTTTCTGAGGAATTATTAGCTGTGGAGTCATCAAATGAAACATTAATTAGTGGATATGATAGTGATTCAGATTTAGTTGCATTGAAGATTAGTATTTTGGGTGATTGCCAGATTGGGAAAACGAGTTTTGTGGTAAGTTTTATGATTAATTTACTTGTCTGGATAAAATCAGTCACCGATACTTACATCAAGGTAGGTTGCTTTATTACAACCCTTTGGAGTGCCTTTTTCCCGTACCGTGCTTAAACACGGGGTGCTTCGTCCCCTTTTAATCTCTTCTTCTATAACTTGTTTTCGTTAATCGTTTGGTATTTAAGTTTATGATTTCTGAATTCCAatcattttaataaattttttaagacaaatataggATTTGAACCAAAGCTATTGGTTGGTCTTGATCGCAATCTCAAGACAAGCTTCATTCCTGCCtatcaggggcggagctagagtgtTCGACCGAATTCAGTAGCTTAActatgtatttgtcttaaaaatttCGTTGAATATCTATAAATTATTAATATAGAACCAGTATCTTCAAGCGTTAAATTCTGAACTCATAAACTTGAAATCTTAGGTCTGCCTGTATTGCCAATAAGGTCTTACTACTTGATAGAGACGTGTTTTTTGTAAACATTCGCGCTGACTTGGTCGCTGCGACCCCTTTTCCCGATGTGTAAGGGAGGGGCTCACCGCTGGTTAAGAATGGAGGGATCTCTTACCTTCCACCATATCCTTATATAGTTCTTTTATAACTTGTTTTATTCTTGATATATATGGAAActaatgattttcttttcttttattttggaaaaaattattttagatAAAGTATGTGGGAGATGAACAAGAAAAGAGGTGTTTGGAGATGAAGGGATTGAATTTAATGGATAAAACATTAATTGTACGTGGTgcaagaatttcttttagaatatggGATGTAGGAGGTATATGTCCAttaattttaattcatttttcattttagttTCCTTTAGGCCAAATTTAAGTTGGTAATTATTATTCCTAattgatttatttgattaatattttttttttggatatagGTAACCATAATTCATATGATCAAATTCCAATTGCTTGTAAAAATTCAGTTGCAATTCTCTTCATGTTTGATCTCACTAGTAGAAGTACTTTAAACAAGTATGCTTTTCATCTTAATTTCTCAATTATTTCCCATAATAGTCTTTTAAAAAGCAGGGAATAACACGGTTTTCActctttttccttaattaaatatatataataataaaaacttttttccttttttgtaatTGCAGTGTCATAGATTGGTACAGTGAAGCAAGAAAGTGGAATCAGGTGCGAAACTTTGCTTTTATTTTACATTACTgttgttttctttaattaataGGAGAAAGACTTTGGGCTCATGAATTTATTCTCTTTTCTTAGTGTGATGAATAAAGCTAGGAAAAATGGGACCCGGTACGAATGTTGTCGGAGGTAGCAGGTACCTAGTGAAATAGTTGAGGTGTACGTAAACTGGTCAGGAGTTAAAAAACTAGAAAAATTAAGATGACTTGATAATTGTACAGGTGGGAGGTAGCAGACATTTAGTAGAATAGTCGAGGTGTGCGCAAGCTGGCAGAATACTCCTGTCATAAGAAAAAAAACTAGGAAAATAGGATCTGATAATTGTGTTGGTGGGAGATAGCGGGTACCCAGATAAAATAGTTGAGATGCGCGCAAATTAGTACGGACACCACCGTCGTAAAAAAAAGGCTAGGAGAATTAAGATCTAGTAATGGTGCTGGTGGAAGATAGCAGGTATTCGTTGAAATAGTCGAGATGTGCGCAAGCTGACCGGACACCACTatcataagaagaaaaaaaataggaaaatgggaTTAAGTGTAATGGTGGGAGATAGCAGGTACCCGATTAAAATAGTCGAGATACGCACAAATTAATCCGAATACTACCGTCATtaaaaaaaactagaaaaattAGGAACCGGTAATTATGCTAGTAAGAGGTAGTATGTATCTGTGGAATAGTCGAAGTATGTGCAAGCTAGCCGAAACCCATTGTCATAAAAAAAAAACCCGGATAAATATGATATGTTAATTGTATTGATGGAAGATAATAGGTCCTCGAATAAAATAGTCGAGATATGCACAAATTAGTCCGAACATCACCATcgtacaaaaaaaaaagaggaaaaatgggAGGATGTCCACAAAACAATGAAATAATAACAAGAATATAAATACAGTAGTTGAGACTTCAATGACAGATTAAAAAAGGCTAGAATGGCCTGAAAGAATAAGGGCAGTGGTTGTAACTACTTTCATTCTTTTAGAGGAAAAAAGTAGAAAATTTAATGGCAATAATTATAGAACTACTTCAAAGCCTCATTTATATTATCAAAAATTGATATGTAGTAGACttgaaatttttaaataaaaaagggACAGTCCGGTGCATAAAATATTCGGTGTTTATGCAGGATTCGTGAAAGGGCTATACCCCAAGGGTTTGATGTAAACAActtatctttaaaaataaaattaaaaagtcagCTCGGTACACTAAGCTCTTGCTAtgtgtggggtctggggaagggccggaccataagggtttattgtatgcagtcttaccttgcatttctgtaAGAGATTGTTTCCACGATTTGAACTCGTGACcttctggtcacatggcagcaactttaccagatgcaccaaggctccccttcatagACAGCCTAGcttaatacaagtattagtggCTACTTTTATGGCTCGAATCCGAAGATAACTTTACCGTAACGCCAAAGCTCCCCTCAGGATTATTAAATAGTTGAGGTTTAATTTGTTAAATATCTAatccttttttatttgttttgtttgtgATGGGGAAAATGCAGACTGCTATTCCAATACTAATTGGGACCAAGTTTGATGATTTTGTCCAGCTTCCACTAGATATTCAATGGTCTGTTGTCACGCAGGTACCACTTCCATAAATGTTGCACTTGACAAAGTCATTCCtcatattactttttaatttttgggCTGACGGTATGTTGTTTGAATTCTCTAAAAATGTCATGGGGTgtgtcggatccttcaaaaataatttattcttgGAGGATCTGACACGGCTGTTGCAAAAACTTTTGAGAGttcatacaaaaaaaaattaatgattttttgttctttaaaATGACTAATATATTGAACCTCAGTCCTTTTTATGCCGTTTTAAGTTTTTGACGCACTCATTAAGATCATCATTTAATGACATTATGAGATATTCACTTGTAATAATTCTAATCTTATAATTAAATTCTAGTTTATAATTTCAGTATAACTTATTCTAAATCAAATGATCCATAAATGATTTGTAAGAGtggaattgaaagaaaaagaattaatgaTTTTTGGTTCTTTAAAATGACTAATATATTggacttccttttctttttctttttttttttaccaaagtAAGATAAAAGGTGCAGGTAGTAGCTATAGCTTTTGGTAAAAATTTATTTGCATTCGATGTTTACACCAgattataataatttattatgattaaatcgtaaataattataatttagtgataaaaatatatatgaagaTATGTGTCATATATTTATTGGTTCGTTGCGATAAAAACCTTTCTCTAAATTAAGAAAATAGTTTTAAATGGGCCACTTTTTTACCACTTTAAACTTTATTTCCAGAAAATCATGCATTATTTGGGGGTGAAAGTGTCGTACTCATCTTGTGATcaatcaaaacaaagaaaaaaagataaaggcagaaagaaaaagttcttttgaCGTGTGAAACTATCAAAGAACAAGTTCATTTAATGTTCTTTTCTTCACTataccaaattaaaaaaaaaaggaaattattAAGAATTGTGGTGGGGAAAGGAACCTTAGAACAAACAGTTAAGTTGTCTCCGTATGACCTATAAGTCAGGGTTCGAGTCATGAAATCAGCCACTAATGTTTGTATCAAGGTAGGCTGTCTGCATTACTCTCATTTGGGGTGCAGCCCTTCCGAAAGGTGGATGTAGCATAACACCGATATATTCAATTGAACCATACCTTTTGACGTAGaatataaatttatgtgtaaaaatttactaaaattgcTATAACGAGTAGATTTGAACCTATAATTTTAGAAATATGATGGGTTCAATACTAGAAATCACCTATGTTCCCAGATCCTTCGTGAACGCCGGATACTTTGTGTATCGGGCTACCTTTTTATTAAGAATTGTGGTGGGAAAGATGTGATCTCTTTACTCTAATTAAAGCTCTCGGGTTTGAGTTATGAGtccgtaatttttttttttttggaagagagtattttcttctttaatAAGCTTTACGTGATGCGAATTTGAATAAATCGATGTCCTAATACAGCTACCAAATACcgaatgaaaaattaaaaagataCTCCTTTTGTCTCATATTATGTGTCGTGTTTCTCTTTTACACATCCCTTAAGGAATATTAATTAGGAAAGGGATTGAACTATTCTACCCTTATTtatggggagaaattcaaaaatagccagatttacaactggtcgttcaaaaatagcccagtttcaaaagtaatcgaaatttagccacttttcatgtaaagataaatctgagcgaaatcactgttcaaaaccccgaaaatacgccagtatattatgctggagttccagcataagtatatttgaactccagcatattatactggagttc includes the following:
- the LOC107783601 gene encoding septum-promoting GTP-binding protein 1 isoform X1 gives rise to the protein MCHHQLCRKVVQVNTIKWKIVEKVSIFRKFLRFIWERIMVCSTGNSVRYRRLSSKFSEELLAVESSNETLISGYDSDSDLVALKISILGDCQIGKTSFVIKYVGDEQEKRCLEMKGLNLMDKTLIVRGARISFRIWDVGGNHNSYDQIPIACKNSVAILFMFDLTSRSTLNNVIDWYSEARKWNQTAIPILIGTKFDDFVQLPLDIQWSVVTQARAYAKAMKASLFFSSATHNINVNKIFKFIMVKLFNLPWTVQRNLTIGEPIIDF
- the LOC107783601 gene encoding septum-promoting GTP-binding protein 1 isoform X2 is translated as MCHHQLCRKVVQVNTIKWKIVEKVSIFRKFLRFIWERIMVCSTGNSVRYRRLSSKFSEELLAVESSNETLISGYDSDSDLVALKISILGDCQIGKTSFVIKYVGDEQEKRCLEMKGLNLMDKTLIVRGARISFRIWDVGGNHNSYDQIPIACKNSVAILFMFDLTSRSTLNNVIDWYSEARKWNQTAIPILIGTKFDDFVQLPLDIQWSVVTQARAYAKAMKASLFFSSATHNINVNKIFKFIMVKLFNLPWTVQRNLTIGG
- the LOC107783601 gene encoding septum-promoting GTP-binding protein 1 isoform X3, with the protein product MCHHQLCRKVVQVNTIKWKIVEKVSIFRKFLRFIWERIMVCSTGNSVRYRRLSSKFSEELLAVESSNETLISGYDSDSDLVALKISILGDCQIGKTSFVIKYVGDEQEKRCLEMKGLNLMDKTLIVRGARISFRIWDVGGNHNSYDQIPIACKNSVAILFMFDLTSRSTLNNVIDWYSEARKWNQARAYAKAMKASLFFSSATHNINVNKIFKFIMVKLFNLPWTVQRNLTIGEPIIDF